A genomic window from Trichocoleus sp. FACHB-46 includes:
- a CDS encoding polysaccharide biosynthesis/export family protein, which translates to MMNHTLSSTNNSPKSDLTKPNTQRQLSSTVLIISLSWLLWGLSLFSFLSIAVGQETPKQQSTETPNQTNPPAQNLPEESTPAPPSGENLENLEDSEDGDFSSYRLGPGDAIAVSVSPRGKDLNFNATLDWQGNVSAPLLGILSLNDLTIAQAQAKIRNQLNEYIVNPQVGIVLGTARPVKVMVMGEVAKPGFYALQDPRLPVALVDAGGTTRFADLRAVQVRRNIGSDSAVEQSIDLFTPLKEGSQLPDLRLTDGDVIQIPTLTAAAASYDRELLSKSNLGQPKITVRVLDYSSGVNRLQLENGSDFLDALTGIKPDVQRVNLKKVLLVRFDQKEGKAVSTVINARKTLSGDHSQNPVLEHNDVVVLNRTWIAKLNHTFSQITQPFKDTLGFLLFFDSAGNSVNTVFGSERQENK; encoded by the coding sequence ATGATGAATCATACACTTTCTTCAACCAACAATTCACCAAAATCAGATCTAACAAAACCAAATACTCAGCGGCAACTCAGCTCAACCGTGCTCATCATTTCGCTGTCTTGGTTGCTGTGGGGATTAAGCCTGTTTAGTTTCTTGTCGATCGCGGTTGGCCAAGAAACGCCGAAGCAGCAATCCACCGAAACTCCCAATCAAACCAATCCTCCTGCTCAAAATTTACCTGAGGAATCCACACCTGCTCCGCCCAGCGGTGAAAATTTAGAGAATTTAGAGGATTCTGAGGATGGCGACTTTAGCTCCTATCGCTTAGGTCCCGGAGATGCGATCGCCGTCAGCGTTTCACCTCGTGGTAAAGATCTCAATTTCAACGCCACCCTAGATTGGCAAGGCAACGTATCCGCTCCGCTGCTAGGCATTCTCAGCCTGAACGATCTGACGATCGCGCAAGCGCAAGCGAAAATCCGAAATCAACTCAACGAATACATTGTTAATCCTCAAGTTGGCATCGTTTTGGGCACGGCTAGACCCGTTAAAGTTATGGTCATGGGTGAAGTTGCTAAGCCTGGCTTCTATGCCCTCCAAGATCCACGGCTTCCAGTGGCACTAGTCGATGCAGGTGGTACGACCCGTTTTGCAGATTTGCGAGCGGTACAAGTTCGGCGCAATATCGGCAGTGACTCAGCGGTTGAACAGAGCATTGACCTGTTTACACCGCTCAAAGAGGGGAGCCAGCTACCCGACCTCCGGTTGACGGATGGGGATGTCATTCAAATTCCGACGTTAACTGCTGCGGCAGCGAGTTACGATCGCGAACTACTTTCTAAATCCAATCTTGGACAACCGAAGATTACAGTTCGCGTTTTGGACTATTCCAGCGGAGTGAACCGATTACAGTTGGAAAACGGCAGCGACTTTCTCGATGCACTCACTGGAATCAAACCCGATGTTCAGCGGGTAAATCTAAAAAAAGTGCTTTTAGTGCGGTTTGATCAGAAGGAAGGCAAAGCGGTTAGTACCGTCATTAATGCCAGGAAAACCCTCAGCGGCGATCATTCACAAAATCCGGTTTTGGAACATAACGATGTCGTTGTGCTTAATCGCACCTGGATTGCCAAACTGAACCATACATTCAGTCAAATTACACAACCATTCAAAGATACTTTGGGCTTCTTGCTGTTCTTCGACTCAGCAGGAAATAGCGTCAACACCGTTTTTGGCTCTGAACGCCAAGAAAACAAATAA
- a CDS encoding serine/threonine-protein kinase: MLGRIVLNRYKVVKFLGSGAFGKTYLAEELDVPDKPPCVIKQLQPQTDNSASFASAKALFNREAEALFRLGKHEQIPQLFDYFEEEGEFYLAEEYVQGETLRAELRNHQAWDEAKGISFLRDTLQVLHYIHEQGIIHRDIKPENIIRRHEDQKLFLIDFGAVKQISLLNQEQPSPTIVHSRGYSPPEQLAGIPQPNSDIYALGMTCVEALAKVKPEALTDLRDPKTRELTLPESVRISAEFESILTKMVEIDSRERYQTVSDVMQALQALLNSTATDLSVNLNPQLEIESENVDTYSPTEISLRKQTGCQLYTLTETSVNTFNSQTETLVTVASQTSDKQEQIDRLISKIDRHQLKSNLNPTRKITELSDYLDSTQKQFKPITHIVNYASRRRLLCLGFLAFVSIGLISTALLVLGSMNPRSQVSQMPKSTDAPQQIEIEKQDELQNHRSEIKLLNFASDDISLISGEENGSIQVYDFKQKSVKRLIQLKSRIRAAVSNSQQQTLAVATEAKAIEIWSLAGKKINQISTEQLIWSLALSQNNQFLAYGELGRVRVVEKPQQNQRLTEKYKLFYKSSEPIRSLAFSPDASTLAGGSADGAIKILKFSSNSLLTLNGHLDDISSVAISPDSRTLISNSADNTIRIWDMTTAKDHLSPIQSDLGDGKAVAMSSDEKLLAAGGFYGTVKIWDLQTGNLLASISEYATEITALAFSQDGRLFAIGDRDGRIRIYKLRWAAR, translated from the coding sequence ATGCTAGGCAGAATAGTCCTTAATCGCTACAAAGTCGTAAAATTTTTAGGTTCTGGTGCTTTTGGTAAAACCTATCTAGCAGAAGAGTTGGATGTACCAGACAAGCCACCTTGCGTCATCAAGCAGCTGCAGCCGCAAACAGACAATTCAGCATCATTCGCATCAGCGAAAGCGTTATTTAATCGAGAAGCGGAGGCTCTCTTTCGGTTAGGTAAGCATGAACAAATTCCTCAGCTTTTTGATTATTTTGAGGAGGAGGGTGAGTTTTATTTAGCAGAGGAGTACGTCCAGGGAGAAACGTTAAGAGCAGAACTACGCAATCATCAAGCTTGGGATGAAGCGAAGGGAATTTCCTTTTTAAGGGATACTCTGCAAGTTCTGCATTATATCCATGAGCAAGGCATCATTCATCGGGATATCAAACCGGAAAACATTATCCGTCGCCACGAAGATCAAAAGCTATTTCTGATCGATTTTGGAGCGGTCAAGCAAATATCTCTGCTAAATCAAGAGCAACCATCGCCCACGATCGTTCATAGCCGTGGGTACAGCCCTCCCGAGCAGTTAGCTGGCATTCCACAGCCGAATAGCGACATCTATGCCTTGGGAATGACCTGTGTGGAAGCACTAGCTAAGGTGAAGCCAGAGGCATTGACGGACCTGAGAGACCCTAAAACTCGTGAACTTACTTTACCAGAGTCTGTAAGGATCAGCGCTGAATTTGAATCTATTCTTACAAAAATGGTCGAGATTGATTCACGAGAACGCTATCAAACTGTCAGTGATGTGATGCAAGCATTACAGGCTCTCTTAAATTCAACCGCCACAGACCTGTCAGTCAACTTAAATCCTCAACTTGAAATTGAATCCGAGAACGTAGATACTTACAGTCCAACCGAGATTTCTTTGAGGAAGCAGACAGGTTGCCAACTTTATACTCTAACCGAGACTTCTGTTAATACCTTTAATTCTCAGACAGAAACCTTAGTAACTGTAGCCTCGCAAACGAGTGATAAGCAGGAGCAAATAGATCGATTGATCTCTAAGATTGATCGGCATCAATTAAAAAGCAACTTAAATCCTACTAGAAAAATTACTGAGCTAAGCGATTATCTAGACTCAACACAAAAGCAGTTCAAACCCATTACTCACATCGTTAACTATGCTTCTAGAAGGAGGTTGCTGTGTTTGGGGTTTTTAGCATTTGTGTCTATTGGGCTCATATCTACTGCCCTTCTAGTGTTGGGGAGTATGAACCCCAGATCTCAGGTAAGTCAGATGCCAAAAAGCACAGATGCGCCTCAGCAAATTGAGATCGAGAAACAAGATGAACTGCAAAACCACAGATCAGAGATTAAATTACTCAATTTTGCTTCTGATGACATCTCTCTGATTTCCGGTGAAGAGAACGGCTCTATACAAGTTTATGACTTCAAACAGAAGTCAGTGAAACGTTTGATTCAGCTGAAAAGCAGGATTCGCGCGGCAGTAAGTAACAGTCAACAACAAACATTAGCTGTTGCTACTGAGGCGAAGGCAATTGAAATTTGGAGCCTAGCAGGAAAAAAGATTAATCAGATTTCAACAGAACAACTAATTTGGTCATTGGCGCTGAGTCAAAACAATCAATTTTTGGCTTATGGAGAGCTTGGTAGAGTTAGAGTGGTCGAAAAGCCTCAGCAAAATCAGAGACTGACTGAGAAATACAAACTCTTTTACAAAAGCTCAGAACCCATTCGATCGCTCGCATTCAGTCCTGATGCTTCCACGTTAGCTGGAGGAAGTGCAGATGGTGCGATTAAGATTTTGAAATTTTCAAGCAATAGTTTGCTCACGTTGAATGGGCATCTAGACGACATTAGCTCAGTTGCAATAAGTCCTGATAGCAGAACTTTAATCAGTAACAGTGCAGATAATACGATTCGTATTTGGGATATGACCACTGCCAAGGATCATCTTTCACCCATCCAGTCTGACCTTGGCGATGGGAAGGCTGTAGCAATGAGTTCTGATGAAAAATTGCTTGCTGCAGGCGGATTTTACGGCACAGTTAAAATTTGGGATCTACAGACAGGTAATCTCCTTGCAAGCATTTCTGAGTATGCAACGGAGATAACAGCACTGGCATTTAGTCAAGATGGTCGATTATTCGCGATCGGAGACAGGGACGGTAGAATCCGAATTTACAAATTAAGGTGGGCTGCCAGATGA
- a CDS encoding exopolysaccharide transport family protein, with product MKGYSSFKRYLAALNRHKWAGLGCFAATAAIAGAFARVQPEPQTAFLVQGAVVYQIATATNSTKETQPSMEQQQVPNPESLLSEPVIRLVTENLKSKKQTVEPNILRSQVKLKQDSKQANKILIEYQDDDEQRAKLLVESLINALHHQSLTAKYKDIEASLRVLKDQKRKLEEDLQVAEEKLKDFSQQERPAIQAAIDGSLVSAITTSQQQQRQFRREMAGIDAEISSLQKRLGLTPEQAYIASALSADTTISNLKAKLYEIESEIANQSQELQPKHPDIVVLKHQQKTYENQLQQRVGEVIGGDRNRVSLQTINDLQNGTSLDKARQDLANKLVALQTQRDRLAQELTILDRFEPELLQTYKDGTALKLELDERTRDVTRYREAFDQLQKQLAATELRRAGLRSDWMKDGSPQVKAITDWSLSEPVILVLGGVLGLLLSAGLVLLLDLVNGKILVPEEVHAIAQGRMPVLGILPSLPQGRLPIVIEANSPHLEFYELVRSSLHHYSGKQAIKTIVFTSITGKEGKTVSAYNLAIASAKAGKKTLLIEADLRSSSQASVVQVDPVQCEKIDSSIDYMNAENIHEVATIQNLHILPSPGPIEQAAEVLESARFQALLRYSRDTFDFVVIDTSALRYSDALLVEPHTDGLVLVTRPGYTDRKNLQVVIEKLKEFGDVKLLGVVVNGVAMTAEHSQLMFL from the coding sequence ATGAAAGGCTATTCATCTTTCAAGCGTTATCTAGCAGCGCTGAATCGACATAAATGGGCAGGACTGGGCTGCTTTGCGGCGACCGCAGCAATTGCAGGAGCATTTGCTCGTGTACAACCTGAGCCTCAAACCGCTTTCCTGGTTCAAGGAGCAGTAGTCTATCAGATTGCAACGGCGACGAATTCGACAAAAGAAACTCAACCGTCCATGGAACAACAGCAAGTTCCCAATCCAGAATCGCTGCTATCGGAGCCAGTGATTCGGTTAGTGACTGAAAACCTCAAATCTAAAAAACAAACGGTTGAGCCAAATATCCTTCGCAGTCAGGTCAAGCTGAAGCAAGATTCCAAGCAAGCAAATAAGATTTTGATTGAATATCAGGATGATGACGAGCAGCGGGCCAAGCTGCTGGTTGAATCACTGATCAACGCTCTGCATCATCAAAGTCTCACGGCGAAGTATAAAGACATTGAAGCATCTCTTCGAGTTTTAAAGGACCAGAAAAGAAAACTTGAAGAGGATCTGCAAGTTGCAGAAGAAAAGCTCAAAGATTTCAGTCAGCAAGAGCGACCTGCAATTCAAGCCGCGATCGACGGTAGTCTAGTTTCAGCGATTACGACTAGCCAGCAGCAACAACGCCAGTTCCGGCGTGAAATGGCAGGAATCGATGCAGAAATTTCCAGCCTTCAAAAAAGACTAGGACTAACTCCAGAGCAAGCTTATATAGCTTCGGCACTCAGTGCTGATACTACGATTAGTAATCTCAAAGCAAAGCTCTATGAAATCGAATCAGAAATTGCGAACCAAAGCCAAGAGTTGCAGCCAAAGCATCCAGATATTGTGGTATTGAAACACCAACAAAAGACGTACGAAAATCAACTACAGCAACGAGTCGGAGAGGTTATTGGAGGTGATCGCAATCGTGTATCACTTCAAACAATTAACGACCTCCAAAATGGAACTAGTTTGGACAAGGCTCGCCAAGATCTCGCGAACAAATTAGTTGCTTTACAGACTCAGCGCGATCGACTCGCTCAAGAATTGACGATTCTTGACCGATTTGAACCAGAGCTGCTGCAGACCTACAAAGATGGAACGGCGCTAAAGCTAGAACTAGACGAGCGAACACGAGATGTGACTCGCTATCGAGAAGCATTTGATCAGCTACAAAAGCAACTAGCAGCGACGGAATTGAGGAGAGCTGGATTAAGGAGCGATTGGATGAAAGATGGCTCACCTCAAGTAAAAGCTATCACTGATTGGAGTTTAAGCGAGCCCGTCATTCTTGTTTTGGGAGGAGTTCTTGGCTTACTCCTCAGCGCAGGACTGGTACTGTTGCTAGATCTTGTCAACGGCAAAATCCTGGTTCCAGAAGAGGTTCACGCGATCGCGCAGGGGCGCATGCCGGTTCTAGGTATTCTACCCTCACTTCCACAGGGCAGGCTTCCTATTGTCATTGAAGCGAACTCTCCACACCTGGAATTCTACGAGTTGGTTCGCAGCAGCTTGCATCATTACAGTGGCAAACAGGCTATCAAAACAATTGTTTTCACGAGCATTACAGGCAAAGAAGGAAAAACTGTGAGCGCTTATAATCTTGCGATCGCGTCTGCCAAAGCCGGGAAAAAAACGCTGTTAATTGAGGCAGATTTGCGATCGTCCTCTCAAGCAAGTGTTGTGCAAGTAGATCCGGTGCAATGCGAAAAGATTGATTCATCAATCGACTACATGAATGCTGAAAACATCCATGAGGTTGCAACGATTCAGAACCTACATATTTTGCCCAGCCCTGGTCCGATTGAGCAGGCAGCAGAGGTATTGGAGTCCGCACGATTCCAGGCATTACTGAGATATTCACGCGACACGTTTGACTTCGTTGTCATCGACACATCCGCCCTCAGATACAGTGATGCACTGTTGGTAGAGCCGCATACTGATGGACTTGTCCTTGTGACACGACCAGGTTACACCGATCGTAAAAATCTTCAGGTTGTGATTGAAAAGCTGAAGGAGTTTGGCGATGTAAAACTGCTTGGGGTCGTTGTCAATGGTGTGGCAATGACGGCTGAACATTCACAGCTAATGTTCTTGTAA
- a CDS encoding FHA domain-containing protein produces the protein MASKNSQLLTYIEDTRKIIASDLEEEELQNILYSLDRVTADLNLNKLSIHSVAYDVEVVQSFYSLLGDQKILDDNYQLQFYDLSKLLRQKQQSPHSACLILQKLESEDVKQTLYELPDQQIITVGRKPGSDVCLPNYYTYVSGQHLEIKCYGSENNSSNYLWKVHSSAQCRNGTYINGEQLLGERVLRSGDRIVLGSDSPSSKSPELVFQSIDNSSDKYELKKSVDCDILFFVTDTQLEALNGIGELLSLLTNASVIEFFLVILPSKSSENISVSRYPDRSIELKELKNCLLTLNEKQLGLIKIQRCLAKTILVIDQASEFIQCQQKILQQGIENIEKRQSSKSQKKSGLDINLLIKIINDQKVDFLRSVDAIVQQSKQDLLDDSLAESISYKLQLLIDELEICIVKQKGKQYLELRPRATELDVNDFLVTVCKQELLDWANEEWTKICKQYVNSGLEGLVRTANITLQAVLTANDSEPSLKFRDQVEIEESFQDPLRRINCKIEYQEDPIWTYFIKKIRGFVFQIMGALFLLSFLGLSRSAVIKAINKQVSSSPFLLILVITMLVWLLHKLWKSYQTNKLLEKHKATEKLRQELRTYYQKIIKNRFVDKVVQKLDVTLKNEMSKFDRYIKSALEIASQSSSEVEAAPVDPKVYLKDCQTKAVKLERKIRDLQKVKDKIQRLHANLQSPAGGRVNSIEVAPKNWIGS, from the coding sequence ATGGCTTCTAAAAACAGTCAACTGTTGACTTATATCGAAGATACTAGAAAAATTATTGCCAGCGATCTTGAAGAAGAGGAGCTTCAAAATATTCTTTATAGCTTGGATAGAGTCACTGCTGACTTGAATTTGAATAAGCTCAGCATTCATTCTGTAGCTTATGATGTAGAGGTAGTTCAGTCGTTTTATAGCCTCCTAGGCGATCAGAAGATTTTAGACGATAACTATCAGCTGCAGTTCTACGACTTGTCGAAGTTACTGCGACAAAAACAACAATCTCCACACTCAGCCTGTCTAATTCTTCAGAAATTAGAAAGTGAAGATGTTAAACAAACTCTTTATGAATTACCAGACCAGCAAATTATTACTGTTGGACGCAAGCCTGGTTCTGATGTTTGTCTTCCAAACTACTACACCTACGTTAGTGGGCAACATTTAGAAATAAAGTGTTATGGCTCCGAGAATAACAGCTCCAACTACCTGTGGAAAGTACACAGTTCTGCTCAGTGCCGAAATGGCACCTATATTAACGGTGAACAATTGCTTGGAGAGAGAGTTTTGCGATCGGGCGATCGCATTGTTCTGGGCAGCGATAGTCCCTCGTCTAAAAGTCCAGAGCTGGTTTTCCAGAGTATAGATAACTCAAGTGACAAATATGAACTTAAAAAATCAGTAGATTGCGATATTTTATTTTTTGTAACTGATACTCAGCTTGAAGCATTAAATGGAATAGGAGAGTTACTGAGCTTATTGACTAATGCATCGGTAATTGAGTTCTTTCTGGTAATTCTGCCTAGCAAAAGCTCTGAAAATATTAGTGTCTCTCGTTACCCCGATCGTTCTATAGAGCTTAAGGAGTTAAAAAACTGCTTACTTACCTTAAATGAAAAACAGCTTGGTTTAATCAAAATCCAACGCTGTTTAGCTAAAACCATCCTTGTAATTGATCAAGCTAGTGAATTTATTCAATGTCAACAAAAAATACTTCAACAAGGTATTGAGAATATTGAGAAGCGGCAATCTTCAAAAAGTCAAAAAAAATCTGGTTTAGATATTAATTTACTAATTAAAATCATTAATGATCAGAAAGTGGATTTTTTGCGCTCTGTGGATGCTATTGTGCAGCAATCTAAACAGGACTTGCTAGACGATTCTCTTGCAGAGAGTATCTCATATAAACTTCAATTATTAATAGATGAATTAGAAATCTGTATAGTTAAGCAAAAAGGAAAGCAGTATCTTGAGTTAAGACCGAGAGCAACCGAATTAGATGTTAATGACTTTTTAGTTACAGTCTGTAAGCAAGAGCTGCTTGATTGGGCGAACGAGGAGTGGACCAAGATTTGTAAGCAATATGTCAACAGTGGATTAGAAGGCTTAGTCCGGACGGCTAACATAACGCTGCAAGCTGTACTAACGGCGAACGATAGTGAACCTTCGCTCAAATTTAGAGATCAAGTTGAAATTGAAGAAAGCTTTCAAGATCCTCTGAGGCGAATAAATTGCAAAATTGAGTATCAGGAAGATCCAATCTGGACTTACTTCATTAAAAAAATTAGAGGTTTTGTCTTTCAAATTATGGGAGCACTATTCTTGCTCAGCTTTCTAGGGCTCAGCAGAAGTGCTGTTATCAAAGCTATTAATAAGCAAGTGTCAAGTTCTCCTTTTCTTCTGATTCTAGTGATCACCATGCTTGTTTGGTTGCTTCATAAGTTGTGGAAGAGTTATCAAACAAATAAGCTTTTGGAAAAGCATAAGGCAACTGAAAAACTTAGACAAGAACTACGCACCTATTATCAAAAAATCATCAAAAATCGCTTTGTCGACAAAGTAGTTCAGAAACTGGATGTTACCTTGAAGAACGAAATGAGCAAGTTTGATCGTTACATTAAGTCAGCGTTAGAGATTGCAAGTCAAAGCTCTTCTGAGGTAGAGGCTGCTCCAGTCGATCCAAAAGTGTATTTGAAAGACTGTCAGACTAAAGCCGTTAAGCTAGAGCGTAAAATTAGAGATTTACAGAAAGTTAAAGATAAGATTCAGCGACTTCATGCCAATCTTCAAAGTCCTGCTGGAGGCAGAGTTAATTCAATTGAAGTGGCCCCAAAAAATTGGATAGGTAGCTAA
- a CDS encoding response regulator transcription factor, with translation MRSPLSEVTKPTFLIVDDHESVLGGTLHILQQEYPQAEVVTACNAQAALEQMAALQPDLVIVDLVMPETAGATAQAHAGLQLLKMLMERYPTQNLVVQSAHIRTLVWLKPAIDNHQGGFTIVDKSLPMKELLQMVDWSLKERTYTPREIRNGLQLNAKWLEVLQLAFQESLQDTAIAKRMNISERTVQYYWNKIRDVLEVYPDTDKNLRIQTELRAREVGLID, from the coding sequence ATGCGCTCACCCTTATCGGAAGTCACCAAACCCACCTTTTTAATTGTTGATGATCATGAATCTGTCTTGGGCGGCACTTTGCATATTTTGCAGCAGGAGTATCCTCAGGCTGAAGTTGTCACGGCGTGCAATGCTCAGGCAGCCTTAGAGCAAATGGCAGCGCTTCAACCGGATTTGGTCATTGTAGACTTAGTCATGCCAGAGACGGCGGGAGCCACGGCACAAGCTCATGCGGGATTGCAACTCCTGAAGATGCTGATGGAGCGCTATCCGACGCAAAACTTAGTGGTGCAAAGTGCTCACATCCGGACGCTGGTGTGGCTCAAGCCCGCGATCGACAATCATCAGGGAGGATTCACCATCGTGGATAAAAGCCTCCCCATGAAAGAGCTGTTGCAGATGGTGGATTGGTCTTTAAAAGAACGCACCTACACACCCAGAGAAATTCGCAATGGGCTGCAACTGAACGCGAAATGGCTGGAAGTGTTGCAGTTGGCTTTTCAAGAGAGCTTACAGGATACAGCGATCGCAAAGCGGATGAACATCTCCGAGCGGACGGTGCAATACTATTGGAACAAAATCCGAGACGTGTTGGAAGTCTATCCTGACACCGACAAGAATCTGCGGATTCAG